The following is a genomic window from Saccopteryx bilineata isolate mSacBil1 chromosome 4, mSacBil1_pri_phased_curated, whole genome shotgun sequence.
CCGGCACAATCCTCTCTCTGACCTTTCTCTGGTTTCAAGGTCAAGGTGACAAAGTCatggacaaaaataaaagacatgctctCTGGGCAGATGTTATTCCAAGCATAGTCTCCAGAGATGGTGAATTCAGGTGTCAAATACAAGGGCCACTTGACTTTTTAAGCTCCAGATTAAATTCAAGcagtttgttggttggttggtttgtttaaCCTAAAATACTTTGTGCCCTCACCCCCAACCACTCTTACAGAATGACTATCAGCGCACAGATGACATGCTCACAGATACCAGCACCCAAGTCTCCACCCTCCCATCTGCACCCAGTACGACCGCAGCCGGGTCCACCTGCCTTGATCCTACTCTCCTACCCAGGTGACACGTGACAGCCCGAGAAAGCTGCTTAACTATTTCCAGAATTTTCCCCTAAAGTGACCCTTCTGATGCCACCAGACAGATGAAGTAGGGGTCACGCTTCAGCTCCTGTGGCGACCGGTGCTTGAGTACTGAAGACTCAGGTAGCTTCGTTTCCACTTCAGATAACTCCTACCTGCAACCGCATGGGGACAAGGACCGCCCGGTGGTGAACTACCTCTGCCCACCAGTTTACCTGGAAATAGGAGTCTTCTTAAACAGgactgaccccccccccaacattaAGCTCGTCTTAGATGACTGCTGGACAGTACCCACTGAAGACCCCAAAGCCTCTCTCCGCCCGTGGAATATTGTCATGAACGGGTAGGCGTTCTCCGCACAGAACGCAGCCCAGACAGCCCATTAAACTGCCCGTGAAGAGAGAAGTTCTCTTGGGTGTCAAGAGAAACGTGATATCCCCAGAGGCCCTGACTGTTTGACCTCCTTCCTCAGTGATCAATGCTGGGTCTGGTGAAGGACCATTACTTTCTGTTacccctgaatctaaaagaatggGCTCTTCCTCCAAAACGTTCGGCTCCGATGCTCTACTCTTTATCTGGAGAGAGCACAGATCTCCAGCTCCAACCCATTTACGGAACACCGGCCGTGGGCCAGGTGCGGCGTGGGCCTCGTGCAGTATCAGAACCCCATCACTCCGTGAGACACTGGCTGCCTCATTCCACGGAGAAGAAGCCCCTGCTTTCTGCCTCAGGAACCAGCCCAGAGTAGTATTTAGTAAAAGGGTGCGATTCCCATGCCCGTTTCACTCTGGACTCGAACCCCCTGTTCTCTGAAGCTATGGCCGCGTGAACGTTTGTGCTCTGCCTGCTGGGCTCCACACCCGGATAGAACGGCACCTTCTTTTTCTCAGAGCTGTTGTCATCGGTTGCTAAGCTCTTACCCACTAGCGACGATCCCTCCTCAGGACTGTGGGTAGCCAGTGCACTCACGCAGCACATCCCTTCACTCCATTAAAGACTTGTTCGAgccctgaccggtggtggcgcagtggatggggcgtcgacctcgagtgctgaggttgtcggttcgaagccattgggcttgtccggtcaaggcacatatgagaagcaactactacgagttgatgctttctgctcccctcttcccatctctctctctctctctcccctctctaaaatcaacaaatgaaatctttaaaaataattgttcaaGTGTTTCCTTCTCCGTGAAGTCTGTGCTCACCCTCTTGCTCCTGCACCCTGGTCCAAGTCTTCTTTCTTTAGCACTTACTCACTTAACatgctacagtttttttttttaatagctctcACTCCCTGCTAGCATCTAAGGTATAAAACGGACATACACTAACTGCCTAGGACGTAACGGTACTCATAATAGGAAGAAGAATTAAGCCAGTGTCATTGGAAGACATATATTATAaagcttaaacaaacaaacaaacaaacaaaacccacaaaacttttatttttagaaaaaagtcTATGACTCTAATTTACATCTATAAGAACATACCAAGTTATAAGTaagcctttttttaatttttgattaagAGCCAAATCgtataaaccaaaaataaataaataaataagaaagaataccTTTTGTTAACACATTTAGTTTGCTTTTGCCCCCTCACAGCCCAAGAGGACCTGATTCAGGCTCTGTTCATCTTTAAAATTCCCACTGGTACTTCTGCAAGGAAAGCGATTTGACCCACAAGGTTAGATCAGAGAAGCTTGATTCAAAGCAGATGGTAGCCTCTTCCTTCTCGCCCACACTGCAGACTCCCCTCCTGAACGCTGCTGAGggtctagcaggggtccccaaactatgcgtGCGGCCctctgagaccatttatccggcccccgccgcacttccggaaggggcacctctttcattggtggtcagtgagaggagcactgtatgtggcggccctcccatggtctgagggacagtgcactggccccctgtgtgaaaagtttggggacccctggtctagaggagcaggggtgggtggggtaTAACCAGAAGCAAGCACGGGATGCAGGAGACACGGGGTCCAGCCGGGCACTGCAGAGACGCGCAGCACGGCCAGAGGAAGCAGTTTCCCCTCTCCGCCTCAGCTGTGCCCTCTAGAAGGGAGAATCGGCCAAGGGCGTCCGCTGCCTTGCCGCTCAAAGTGCGGTCCGTGGAAGGCTTTGCCTGGGAGTCAGTAAGGTCCGTAAGGTCTATGGAAACTATGGTCCTGCTCGAGAGCTCCGGGCTCAGACTCCGCCTTGTAACCACCCCCTGTAGGCGTGCACATTATGCACCAAGAAGCGCAAGTCTAACCCCTTTTCCAGAGCAGGGGTGCCCTCTACTGGCGCCGACAGGGAGCTCTTGGTTTTTAGGAGACACTCGTTTGAGGAGacacttccttttttccttcgGCTGGGTTTTCAAGGTTTCCAGATGGAGCTGGCAGCTGTCACCTGCGCTGGGGAGAGGACAGGAATGTGCAGGGGACCTGGAGCTGTGGAGAGCCTGGCGAAGTCTCCAGCCTGGAGGGGTCTCTAACTTCCCGAGTGTGGCCCCGCCCCTTTCCTGCTGCCCCGCCCCTTCCTGCTGCCCCGCCCCCTTTCCTGCTGTCCCGCCCCCTTTCCTGCTGCCCCGCCCCTTTCCTGCTGCCCCGCCCCCTTTTTGCTGTCCCGCCCCCTTTCCTGCTGCCCCGCCCCTTTCCTGCTGCCCCGCCCCCTTTCCTGCTGTCCCGCCCCCTTTCTGCGGTCCCGCCCCCTTTCCTGCTGTCCCGCCCCTTTCCTGCTGCCCCGCCCCTTTTCTGCTGCCCCGCCCCTTTTCTACTGCCCCGCCCCCTTTTCTGCTGTCCCGCCCCCTTTTCTGCTGTCCCGCCCTTTCCTGCTGTCCCGCCCCTTTCCTGCTGCCCCGCCCCTTTCCTGCTGCCCCGCCCCCTTTCCTGCTGCCCCGCCCCTTTTCTGCTGTTCCGCCCCCTTTCCTGCTGTCCCGCCCCGATCGCTCATGCTGTCACTGAACCAGCATCGAGGGCAGAGGTCACGCCCGCGATGGGATTGTGATGCGGCTCTGAGACCTCCGGGAAGTTGGCAAGTGACTTCCGTACGTGGGGCCCCGTTCCCCCTCCCGCCGCTTGAACGTGGGGACATGAAGACGAGAACGTAGGACCTCCCGGGGCTGTTGTGGGAAAAGGTCACAGCGGGTAACGGATGGGAAGCTCTTTGAAAACCTGAAGGAGTTCACAGACGTCAAGGTGTGAGTTTCTCGGATGTCGCTGGGGAACAGGCCGTTCTGGTGCCGACCTGGCCCCGTCCCAGCCCCGTCCCGGACCGGCTGGGCCTGATGATGTTTGTCTAGACCAGGGTGTCTCCACCTCGGACGTCTTGACATTGGTGCCCGGATGCCTCTGTGTCGTGGAGCCCGTCCTGAGCGTCACAGGATGTTGACCAGCATCCCCGGTCTCCACCTATAAGATGCCAGCAGCAAGCCCCACCCAAACACAGTCATGACCATCACAAGTGCCTCCAGACACTGCCAAACGTCCtctctggggaggggggtggtTTACAAAATCGCCCCGGGTTGAGACTTGCTCTGTGGACTGAACAGGGGGCAGTCTGTGTAATGTAGCCCACCTGAAGGGAAAGAGATGCAGTGTTTCTCTCCCCAGAGCACTGCCGGCAGGGGGAGGATGGAATAACTAGCAttgaaaggaatcaatgaacggttggccctggccggtgggctcagtggtggagcatcagctgctgtgtggatgtcctggatttgattcttggtcagggcagacaggagaagcaaccatctgcttctccaccttccccctcttgcttctctctctgtctctgtctctgtctctctcttcccctcctgcagccaaggctcgattggagcgagttggccctgggcgctgaggatggctccatggcctctgcctcaggcactaagaagagctcggttgctgagcaaacGCCCTCCCTGGTTCCAGAATACTCGTGTCCTGACCCTGCCCGATCAGCATATTCCATTCGCCTGGTCACTCAAGCTTGTTCACACGGCCCAAGTCTATCTAATCGGTGTCAAGCCCAGAATAGCTGTATGTTCCATCAGCAGAGCCCAGCTTCCTGGTCCAGGACAAGGTTCTAACTGCAGACTGAAGTGTAACTAGAGCCGCTGGACATCTGTGCGGGAGGGCCTGCCTGAAGCAGCAGCCCGCGCCGCGGAGAGCTGGGCCAGGACCGGACGGGGCGTGCCCGGGGCACCGCCTGAGCCTCTGGACCCAGCAGTGCCTGAAACCCTACCCCCTGGCTCTTCAGCGGAGGGAAGGGAACCTCTCCCCCCAGCCCTCCGTTCTTTCAGCCACTCAGAATTGAGTGTCCATCACTCGTAACTGAAAAAAGCCCCATTACCCGAAACCTGCCCTGGACGTGAACATCGGCAGAGAAGGAACAGGAGGTCTGATATCTAGGGAGGAACGGGGAAGAAAACacagtaaagaaataaagctcatctaaataaatatttattaagatgccacagcaaaaaaaaaagcactgaagTGGAAATCCcataggattttaaaaatttctatagtcCTTCAGCATTTTCatagaacatttttcttttttctttttttaagtggttTAACAGTACAAGttctttaaaacaatacaaaagtatCAAGGGCAAATATTTGAGGAACAGCACGTAACAGTACACTCCACAGTGGGTGccattccttgagattttttttcaaagaatgctCTTAAGTATAACATTAACTTTGCACTCTTGTTTTCCAGCTTTGAGAGTCCATTACTGTTTGGCATGGCTGTTCTTTCTGACAAAAAAAGCTGATAAAATTGAAAAGCTTGGtctgttttagaaataaacagctctcatttcttaaaaagaaaataaaaaaaaggaaaaaggaaagattaaaaagaaaaaacaacccagCAATCCACAGTTACCCCAAATTGGGCTCCTGGACAACCCAAGATCTGAGCCTTTGGGGTCAGGTGGCCCGGGTCCCAAGGCTCAGGACCCTGCCAAGGTCAAGTCTGcatggctggggaggggggagaggcggGAGGTGTTGAGCCACGGCCGTGCTCAGCCCGACAAGCAGGTGACAAGGTCAGAGAACACGTCCGAGGGGGGGCTTGACCACCTGGCGGCCTCCACGTCGTCATCGGAGGGCACGTGTGATCCAACCACCGTCCAGAGGGGACGGGGTAAACAGCTCCGGTTCCGTTGGGCCAGTCACTACCGGGAGCGCCCCTCTGGGTCCGCGGACTGCGTAGCCAGCTGACAGCCGCCGCTGGAGTTGTGTGTCAGGGGTCTGTTTGGTAACAAGGGAAACCGGTTAGCTCTGCGGCTGCTGTGAAGAGTAGGACTGAGCGTGTGCACAGCTGAGTAGATGATACTCTTTGTCCGTTTATTTTTAGCTGCTTGGTGTCACCATACCCGAGCTGGAGCTATACCAGTTTTACCCGTGAGGATCCTGAGGGCACAAGGGGTTGAAATGACTGAGTTGCAGGTGGGGTGACGGCCCCTTTCCCCCTTTAGTTCCCCCTTAAGTGAgggggggcagaggcagagagacagactcctgcacacgccccaaccaggatccacctggcaagcccactagggcgcgatactctgcccatctggggcaactgctcagcaatggagctattttaagctcctgaggcacaggccatggagccatcctcagcacccagggccaacttgctccaactgagccatggctgcaggaggagaagagagagagagatatagagagaagcgagaaggggaagggtagagaatcagatggttgcttctcctgtgtgctctgaccaggaatcgaacccaggacttccacacgccgggctgacgctctaccactgagccgagcGACCAAGGCCCCCTGTTCCCTTTTCTAAATCAGACGTTGTGCTTCCCTGTTGTTGCCTCTGTCCTCACCACAATctggggagaaaggagagcaagGCGTGatcataaatatattcttttaagtcCACAGTTTGTGGAAGGAGTAGCCCTGTTTTACcaacaaaagaaaactagaacAGAGAAAAGTTAAGGAGTttgttcaagatcacacagctaagaCACAGTGGGGCTGGGATTCAGACCCCTATCTTTGGATTCCAATTAACTGACGATGTCTTGACGACTTTAataggaggaaggggggagagagagaaaaatagggcTTTTGTGGCCCCTGTGACGGCAGATCTCAGAAGGAAGGGGAGGTAGTGCTGTTGATATTAACTAACCAGTCTGTGAATTATCTTAAGCATTTCGAGTAGTCTTGCCCACACTGACACCCCACGGTCACACACCCGAGCTTGGCTGACAGCCGCGTCCCCCAAGGTCCAACTCCCTGCGAGGTTTTCTTACAGACGCTGAGAACACTGAGCCCTGTCGCCTGGCCTCCCTTCCAGCTCAGTGTCCACCTGACAAAATTCTGGGCACGAAGGTTTGGTtggaggaggacagggagaggtCCTGGCAGGAAAAAGAGATCTCACTCACGTGACCGAAAGGGCTAGACTCACTCGCTTTCTCCTCCCTCGCACGTGGGTGGTGCCGCCCCAGCTACGAGGAGACGACCCAACGGGCTCCAGACGGGAACATAACGGCAGAAGGGGCCTGGCATGCTGTTGACTCTGCTCTCTGCGGCTCGTTCACACAATAAAAATAACCCCTATTTGTTTAAGCGAGTGTCTGCCTCCGGCTGCCATTACCTGCCCCCAGGGCATTCCTACCTGATCACAGAAGCACAGAAAAGAACTAAGAAGGATCCTTCACTCTCTGCGGGCGGAGATGCGAGGACGGGGGCGACCCCACAGCCAGACGCAGACTTCCCCCGCCCCCCGCGGCCCCCAAACCTCAGGCCCTGGGGGGGTCTCGCTGACGCCCACCCGAGCAGCATGGGGTGTCCTTCTCAAAGTTCCTCTGTCTACACAGGGGGGCAGCGCGATGCATTTCTTCCACGATGGCTTCGTGGTCACGAGAACATCCTAGAGTTTTGTTCCCTTTGTTAAAAAGTTTAGTTGTGTTATCTTAACGTTTTAGCGTCAAAATTCCATTTATGTCATGGAATAAAGTGGACAGTTCCTCTTTCCCCCCCTTCTGTTTTGGGTCTCTTAACAAAAAGAGTTCTCTGTTTCTTGAGTTTTGAAAATCCACTGCTGGAAGGGTTTTCAGGTGACGATTTTTTTATAGTAATATTACATACTACGTGTCTTTTTCACTCAAATTCTTGTTTTTCAGCATACACTTAGAAGAGCTGCAGGCCTCAATGAACCAATACTCTCTGGTGACTGGAGCATGATGTTACAAAATCATGCATGgcaaaaaaaagtctattaaaagTACAGAATAGACCAGTGGATTTTAGTGTGACAGAAGACAGCCCGTCATCGGGTCATGCCTGTTACAGTGTTGATAAGAAGCCATGGCGGCTTAACTCCGGGTTACATCAATCACCCAGGCACAACTGCTTTCATACACTGTTTTGCTTCAAGTCTCAGAACCTATCCATGACTTCAGCAAGTCCCGCTGGAACAACAAATTCACGTTTCAATTAACCGTGAAGAAACCAGCACTTGCCGAGTTCCGGTGTTCCATCAGAGAACACCCCTAGTCCCCTGAGAAAGCATTTCCTCTTTCCAACCACACGTTTGTGAGGCTGGgtcttcctcctctgcctcaaCCAGGGTGACATCTCACAACGCAGCGAATACAGACGCCCGGACGAGGACCCGCCCAGACGAGGACCCGCCCAGACAGGAACCCGCCCAGAGGAGAACCCGCCCAGAGGGAGAACCCCAACGCCCACAAAGGCCCACCAGGGTCTCTGTGAAACGTGGGACAAGCACTCCCTTAGTTCATGTTGTATAGAAAAACACAGCTACTTTTCATAAAATATGTGCTTTTTCAATCAACAGggttatatttgttctttttaaatgaataaatattttttgaattcctGTTATAATTTCCATTTGACTAATTATGAATACACTGAACAAAAATACTCTTTGAAAGACTCATTTTTAAGAAGGTAGAATGGAACCTGGGAACACAGAGGTTGACAACTGACAGCCTCAGGGAAAACAAGGTGTCCAAGTGCCTTGtctggaggggagaggaggaggaagagggggagggggagggggaggagaaggaggagggggagggggaggaagaggaggagggggagggggaggagagggggaggaggaggggaagaggaggggaagaggagggaagggagagaaggaggggaggggaggaggagggggagggggaggggaggaggaggaggaggaggagaagaaggaggaggaggagaaggaggaggaggaggagaaggaggaggagggggaggaagaggaggagagaaggagaccgAGGACAAACCCTgaatctctttttctgtctcttcattGGTCAACAGGTGGCATTCCAATGTTGCTACTTCCTGTGGCTGGAGAGCAACGtccagaaacaggcagagctcAGAGGCACCCACCTCAATAAGCCCAGTCAAGAGACGAgtacttctccttttctctcctttaagaCTGACAGCAATCGAAAGAATGTATAAGAAGCCAAAGTGACTCCAGGGATACAGCCACTAAGCTCACGGGCTCTTCtgtagaaaaaacaaaatgttcttcGAGGGCAAGGGCTGGCACGTCACAGCCCTCAGACCAGATCTGGCCTGCTGCCTCCgtgttgtaaataaagttttattagaacacagtgACACCCGTTTTTGTCTCCTCATTGTCTGGGCAGCACCGGAGCTGAGTGGTGGCAGCGGAGGACCCACGAAGTCTAAGAGACTTACAGCCCGGCCCCTGGTATGTAGGAACTGTCCCCGGCCCCTGTTGTGAAGTCACTCGGTACCTCGCCTAAGAGGCTTTGGAGTTCGTTGACCTGACGCGAGTCCCTTCCTGccactctgtgctttgggacgtgGCCTCCTTTTCCCTGACACAGAACAGGGCTGGTCCCTGCCCCGCAGGGTGGCGGTGAGGACTCCGTGAGCTCAAGCCCGGCAAGTATGTAACCGAGTCCCTGGCACAGGCGGGCGCTCGGTGGGTATCAGCCACCACCACCGGCTGAGCAGGAGCTTACAGGAAGTGCAACAGGACCACGTCCCACTCGGGACTCAGATACAAAACCCTGAGAACAAAGGACAGAATCCaagcatgaaagaaaaaaaaaatatatatatatatgatatcaatatatgtatatatatatatatcaatatatcacCATGAGCAGCCCTTCGGACAGCGgcccaggacagacagacagacacactgtcTCCAGTGGGTTCACCACAGGGCTGGCTCCCCTGCAGCGGTTACACGGACCGCTGTGCCCTCCGTCGGGGTCCCCGGGGAAGGAAGTCCCTGGCAGGAGCAGGATCCCCGGAGTCAAACACCAGACTCACACTCGGTGATGAGACACTCAGCCTGAAGAACAGGGGGCCAGGCACACCATGGAGCTCccccttctcccagaaagaagacCTTCATTTCAAACTCGGAGAAGCAGAGCCCTCGGGATTTCAAACTCGGAGAAGCAGAGCCCTCGGGATTTCAAACTCGGAGAAGCAGAGCCCTCGGGTCAGCTGCCTGTCGCCATGGAAACCAACTATGTGACACAGATgaggatgagaaggaaagaggtcTGACTATTCAAGTGCCAGCCGCCCAGGAAGATGGGGTGACCCCTGTCCTCAcacacccatccccctctctccATCAGAGAGAACTGATTGTAGACACTTTGGATTTGTTACACTATATATGCATCACTGTGATTGCCAAATGAGTAATTCTGAATCGCGTTATAAGAGCGACACACCGGATTTAATGTTTTACACGAACCCTCTCAGAAGCCCCCTGTTTGCTCATTCTCACTCAGCTCTATTCTGTGGCTAGTCAGACTCATTCGTGTCAGTCAGGAATGTCACATATTTCTTTATTCCCGGTTCCCATTTAAATTCCTGTAAAATGAAGTCATCTTTTTAAAGGCATTCATCAGTTTAAACAAACACCTCCAAGAGTTGTCATGTCATGACAACAAAATGAGTCGTCCCGTGTGGCAGATACTGAGAGCCACAGATGTGCCTGAAACGCCACGGTGAACTCCCGTCTGACGCCGGCCGTGTTGGGGAACTCTGAGGAACACGAGCCTCTTACAACGCTGCTTCTAGGCAGGGGCGGGTGTGGGTCCCGTCCGTAAAATTCCCCCACGTGGACGAGATTCCACTGTTGGGTCGACATGTACTTACCTGGGAGCAAACCAGTAGCTGAGCAGGCTGGACACCACCACGTAGGACACGACGATCGTCCCTGACATGGCGAGGGACACGAAGCCCAAGCCACAGAGGACGCACAGCAGGGAGAGGCCGCCCACAGAGATGACCAGTCCTGGAGGAGAGTGTGGTCAGAAGCATTCACCGGAAACAGCTGAGAGCAGCCAGACCCCCTGAACCACTGTGCTTAAAACAATAGttaacttggatttttttttgaaagcaaaGAGATTTCccataaaaaaaaccaacaacaacaacccgGCTGGAGCGtcagatcacagacatgaccctaaggtcgctggctcgagcaaaaagGGTcactcgggcctgacctgtggtggcgcagtagataaagcgtcaacctggaaatgctgaggtcgccagttcaaaaccctgggcttgcctggtcaaggcacatatgggagttgatgcttccagctcctcccccttctctctctctctctctcctctctctcctccctctctaaaaatgaataaaaaataaaaaataaattaaaaaaaaaaagggtcactcggtcagctggaccccccagtcaaggcacatatgagaaagcaatcaatgaacaactaaggtgctgcaacaaagacttgatacttatctctctcccttcctgcctgtctgaccccctctctctctctctcttgcatgctaaatcaatcaatcaatcaaataaataaagcagCCTTCAAAGTCCATGTTTTAACTTCGCCAGCAAGCTGCCTTGGTTGATGTGAGTTTGACAAGAACCGGGACCTCTGGCAAGTGCTGCAGGGGCTAATAAATGTTTCTCCCCATTGAGTTGTTTTCCAGGGGGGCAGAGAACTGAGCAGGTCACCTTCCAGTAGCAGGACTCCCACGAAAGCAGCCAGGGAGGTGAGGACCACCAGGAGCAGGAAGAACCCCACGGGGACAGCCGACATGACCACGAACACCAGCAAGGTCAGAGCTGCAAAAGGGTGTCTGTCCAAGTACTGACCCACCGGAGACTTCATCAAGGCCACCACCTGTGGGCGAAGAAGGAGGAGCCGGGATCACTGAACGCCAGGTCTGCAGGCCAGGGCTGTATCTGCTCGAGCTGCCAGAAGCAGAAGCCCGCAGTCACAAAGTGGGAAGGCTCCTAAGTAAGACGACAGCACAGGAACAATCCTCCCAAGACAGGGGTCACACAGATCACATCAACCACCTAAGGCAGCTGCAGATAAACAGCAAGTGTGAGGGCCCCACACCATGAAAGGGGGAACCACCCAGCACAGGTCCAACACTAAACACACCCTCTCAGCACATGTGTGCACTGACGTCCTGCACAGCCACAGCTCCACCACTTAACACACCCCCAGCACGTGTGTGCACTGACGTCCTGCACAGCCACAGCTCCACCACTTAACACACCC
Proteins encoded in this region:
- the LDAF1 gene encoding lipid droplet assembly factor 1 isoform X1 — translated: MAKEEPPSTFKDLQNLQRKLSLLLQSVQNNSKVVALMKSPVGQYLDRHPFAALTLLVFVVMSAVPVGFFLLLVVLTSLAAFVGVLLLEGLVISVGGLSLLCVLCGLGFVSLAMSGTIVVSYVVVSSLLSYWFAPRVPQHGRRQTGVHRGVSGTSVALSICHTGRLILLS
- the LDAF1 gene encoding lipid droplet assembly factor 1 isoform X2, whose protein sequence is MAKEEPPSTFKDLQNLQRKLSLLLQSVQNNSKVVALMKSPVGQYLDRHPFAALTLLVFVVMSAVPVGFFLLLVVLTSLAAFVGVLLLEGLVISVGGLSLLCVLCGLGFVSLAMSGTIVVSYVVVSSLLSYWFAPRPLTHNSSGGCQLATQSADPEGRSR